One segment of Rhizobium sp. NXC14 DNA contains the following:
- a CDS encoding methyltransferase → MGATTPDNIMQLGMGFWASKAMLSAVELGVFTELAAGPADLSDLQARLKLHPRSARDFLDALVALKLLEREDGRYRNAIDAELFLDKAKPSYIGGILEMANARLYGFWGSLTEALQTGEPQNEAKYSEDLFAAIYAEPARLRGFLEAMSGISAGPAQAIAAKFDWSKYTTFADVGAAQGMVPVVIARAHPHLRGLGFDLPAVQPIFDEFVARQGLSDRIGFQQGNFFDSPMPNADVIVMGHILHDWDLAEKRMLLEKAFAALPNGGALIVYDAVIDDERRSNAFGLLMSLNMLIETRGGFDYTGADCQAWMRDAGFVSTRVEPLVGPDSMVIGFKPH, encoded by the coding sequence ATGGGCGCGACGACGCCGGACAACATCATGCAGCTTGGCATGGGGTTCTGGGCCTCCAAAGCCATGCTCAGCGCCGTCGAGCTCGGCGTCTTCACCGAGCTCGCAGCCGGCCCGGCCGACCTGAGCGACCTGCAGGCCAGGCTGAAACTGCATCCCCGTTCGGCCCGCGACTTCCTCGATGCCCTGGTGGCCCTGAAGCTGCTCGAACGCGAGGACGGCCGCTATCGCAATGCCATCGATGCGGAACTCTTCCTCGACAAGGCGAAGCCATCCTATATCGGCGGCATCCTCGAAATGGCCAATGCCCGGCTATACGGTTTCTGGGGCTCGCTTACCGAAGCCCTGCAGACCGGAGAGCCGCAGAACGAAGCCAAGTACAGCGAGGACCTCTTTGCTGCGATATACGCGGAACCGGCACGGCTGCGCGGGTTCCTCGAGGCGATGAGCGGGATCAGCGCCGGTCCGGCGCAGGCGATCGCCGCCAAGTTCGACTGGTCGAAATACACGACCTTCGCCGATGTGGGCGCGGCGCAAGGAATGGTGCCGGTGGTGATCGCCCGAGCCCATCCGCATCTCCGGGGACTCGGCTTCGACCTCCCCGCCGTGCAGCCGATATTTGACGAGTTCGTCGCCCGGCAAGGCCTTAGCGACCGCATCGGCTTCCAACAGGGCAATTTCTTCGACAGTCCGATGCCGAATGCGGATGTGATCGTGATGGGGCATATCCTCCACGACTGGGATCTTGCCGAGAAGAGGATGCTGCTGGAAAAAGCCTTCGCCGCGCTGCCGAACGGCGGGGCCCTGATCGTCTACGACGCCGTCATCGACGATGAACGCCGCAGCAACGCCTTCGGCCTGCTGATGAGCTTGAACATGCTGATCGAGACCCGCGGAGGGTTCGACTACACCGGCGCCGACTGCCAGGCCTGGATGCGCGACGCCGGATTCGTTTCCACGCGCGTCGAGCCGTTGGTGGGGCCGGACTCGATGGTGATCGGATTCAAGCCCCACTGA
- a CDS encoding ribonuclease activity regulator RraA yields the protein MTHTPDITRPPRDMIDALKEIGAATIAGTLGHMGFRNPHMVGPVSQSRGKSIVGPALTLQFLPQRPDLFTEGEYADPETQLHRHVLYHVQEGDVVVVDARGDMSSGVFGDMMSTYCKGRGGAGIVIDGCMRDRPNVEKLDLSLWLRGWTPNYHVQTSIYPNAVNVPIACGGVTVIPGDIIVADDDGVVMLPVAMAPKVIEESQKHHDWEEFSRAKLMEGGSLQRYYPLHDDARTEYEEWRKGNRPGTI from the coding sequence ATGACGCATACGCCCGATATTACGCGACCTCCCAGAGACATGATCGACGCACTGAAGGAGATCGGCGCCGCGACCATTGCCGGTACGCTCGGCCATATGGGCTTCCGCAATCCGCATATGGTCGGCCCGGTATCGCAGAGCCGCGGGAAGTCGATCGTCGGCCCGGCGCTGACGCTTCAGTTCCTACCGCAGCGGCCGGACCTTTTCACCGAGGGAGAATATGCAGATCCGGAGACGCAGCTGCACCGACACGTGCTCTATCACGTGCAGGAGGGCGATGTGGTCGTGGTCGACGCGCGCGGCGACATGAGCTCGGGCGTCTTCGGCGATATGATGTCGACCTATTGCAAAGGCAGAGGCGGCGCTGGCATCGTGATCGATGGGTGCATGCGCGATCGCCCCAATGTCGAGAAGCTCGATCTCTCTTTGTGGCTGCGCGGCTGGACGCCCAACTACCATGTGCAGACCAGCATCTATCCGAACGCCGTCAACGTTCCGATTGCCTGCGGAGGTGTCACGGTGATCCCCGGAGATATCATCGTCGCCGACGATGATGGGGTGGTGATGCTTCCAGTCGCAATGGCACCGAAGGTAATCGAAGAATCGCAAAAGCATCACGATTGGGAGGAGTTCTCGCGAGCCAAGCTTATGGAGGGCGGGTCGTTGCAGCGCTACTATCCGCTGCATGACGATGCCCGCACAGAGTACGAAGAGTGGCGCAAAGGAAACCGCCCGGGAACAATCTAG
- a CDS encoding zincin-like metallopeptidase domain-containing protein, which yields MSTQQSNQRSDIYSRITAKIIADLEQGVRPWTRPWTTKDATAEVSRPLRHNGQPYTGINVLLLWSEAIARGFASSTWMTFRQAKELGAAVRKGETGTTVVFASSFIRAETTETGAEIERDIPFLKTYTVFNTDQITGLDGRAECIEPVQDPMSRIGNAGRFFANTGALIRHGGSAAYYAAARDYIQMPHLDAFRDDASYVAILSHEMTHWTAAPRRLDRDLSRYAKDRSERAREELIAELGSCFLCADLGIVPELEPRPDHASYLDGWLKVLGNEKRAIFSAAAHAQRAVDYLHDLQPDLNEEEAA from the coding sequence ATGAGCACGCAGCAATCCAATCAACGATCCGATATCTACAGCCGCATCACCGCCAAGATCATTGCCGATCTCGAACAGGGCGTACGGCCATGGACCAGACCCTGGACGACGAAAGATGCGACAGCCGAGGTCAGCCGGCCACTGCGCCATAACGGCCAACCATACACCGGCATCAACGTTCTGCTCCTCTGGTCGGAAGCCATCGCCCGCGGCTTTGCGTCATCAACGTGGATGACCTTTCGCCAGGCAAAGGAGCTCGGCGCCGCCGTCCGCAAGGGCGAAACCGGCACAACCGTCGTCTTCGCCAGCTCATTTATTCGCGCCGAGACGACGGAGACAGGCGCGGAGATCGAACGGGATATTCCATTCCTCAAAACCTACACGGTATTCAATACCGATCAGATCACCGGTCTCGATGGGCGGGCCGAGTGCATTGAGCCCGTCCAGGATCCGATGAGCCGCATCGGCAATGCCGGCCGCTTCTTTGCCAACACGGGCGCACTGATACGGCACGGAGGATCGGCCGCCTATTATGCTGCTGCCCGGGACTACATCCAGATGCCACACCTGGATGCCTTCCGCGACGATGCCTCCTATGTCGCCATCTTGAGCCACGAGATGACGCACTGGACCGCGGCACCCCGAAGGCTTGACCGTGATCTCAGCCGGTACGCCAAGGACCGGAGCGAACGAGCCCGCGAAGAACTCATTGCCGAACTCGGCAGCTGCTTTCTTTGCGCCGATCTCGGCATCGTTCCGGAGCTCGAACCACGCCCCGACCACGCAAGCTATCTCGATGGCTGGCTCAAAGTTCTGGGCAACGAAAAGCGGGCTATCTTTTCAGCGGCAGCGCATGCGCAGCGGGCCGTCGATTACCTGCATGACCTGCAGCCGGACCTCAACGAGGAGGAGGCGGCGTAA
- a CDS encoding helix-turn-helix domain-containing protein, with protein sequence MLGKLIRVGRAERGLTAQELANRAGISRTTLSSIEKGAPGPEIGIVFEVASIVGVRLFDYDERTLHLHNARLDEKLTLMPKSVRHSVKEVDDDF encoded by the coding sequence CTGCTCGGCAAGCTGATCCGCGTCGGCCGCGCCGAGCGCGGCCTGACCGCACAGGAACTAGCCAACCGCGCCGGCATCAGCCGCACGACGCTGTCCAGCATCGAAAAAGGCGCGCCGGGCCCGGAGATCGGCATCGTATTCGAAGTCGCCTCAATCGTTGGTGTGCGCCTGTTCGACTATGACGAACGCACTCTCCACCTGCACAACGCCCGCCTTGACGAAAAACTGACCCTGATGCCGAAGAGCGTCCGCCACAGTGTGAAGGAGGTCGATGATGACTTCTAA